Proteins encoded by one window of Ramlibacter tataouinensis:
- a CDS encoding GIY-YIG nuclease family protein, translating into MTSATIKLFLPHGDAKSLRTAEISNWSGKAIAAPRTELDELLSREELDKPGIYILLGTDPETNAPRAYIGEAEVLRERLKQHKSKEFWIGAIAFVSKDENLTKAHVRHLESRLLSEATSVGRYALDQNQAGGSKLPESDREDMEVFLGRIRQLLPVLGSDILTPVVQQATSMSAPDLLFCTVKNAEAQGKRSPNGFVVYKGSTAVAEERPSAHQWVKNLRQQLLDEGTLVIENGLLRFVKDAEFSSPSSAAATIKGGNANGLTAWRRKDGTTLRELDEMA; encoded by the coding sequence ATGACTTCTGCAACTATTAAGCTGTTTCTTCCGCATGGGGACGCAAAAAGTCTGCGGACCGCGGAAATCTCGAACTGGAGTGGCAAGGCCATTGCTGCTCCTCGTACCGAACTTGACGAGCTCCTGTCGCGGGAGGAACTCGATAAGCCTGGCATCTACATCCTGCTTGGAACTGATCCAGAAACTAATGCGCCGCGAGCGTATATCGGCGAGGCGGAAGTTCTTCGTGAGCGCCTGAAGCAGCACAAATCCAAAGAGTTCTGGATTGGGGCTATCGCGTTCGTGAGCAAGGACGAGAACCTAACAAAGGCTCACGTGCGCCATCTAGAGAGCCGGCTTCTATCGGAGGCGACATCGGTCGGGCGCTACGCTCTCGATCAGAACCAAGCCGGGGGCTCCAAGCTGCCGGAGTCTGATCGAGAGGATATGGAGGTGTTCCTGGGGAGAATCCGGCAGCTCTTGCCGGTACTCGGGTCCGACATCCTGACGCCAGTCGTGCAGCAGGCGACATCAATGTCGGCTCCAGACCTCCTGTTCTGCACCGTTAAGAATGCGGAGGCTCAAGGCAAGCGCAGCCCGAACGGATTTGTGGTCTATAAGGGCTCCACAGCGGTAGCCGAAGAGCGACCATCGGCGCATCAGTGGGTCAAGAACCTTCGACAGCAGTTGCTTGACGAGGGGACTCTCGTCATCGAGAACGGCCTGCTGAGGTTTGTGAAGGATGCCGAGTTCTCTAGCCCGTCTTCTGCAGCGGCGACCATCAAGGGCGGGAACGCCAATGGCCTGACAGCTTGGCGAAGGAAAGACGGCACAACCCTTCGAGAATTGGACGAGATGGCATGA
- a CDS encoding tripartite tricarboxylate transporter substrate binding protein: protein MRRRHLIQLAAAAAALPAVPAFAQGAGAFPNKPIRLVIAFPAGGPTDITMRQLADNAGKVLGQPVVVENKPGAGGTLPAQQLQTSPADGYTLAQIPLGVFRLPYTTKINWDPVKDIAYVLNVTGYAFGIVVPADSPIKNWADFVAYAKANPGKLSYGSTGTLTSPHLTTELIAQKLGVQLNHIPYKGSADLAQAITGGHIMAAADSTGFAPLVQAGKLRVLNTWGEKRLEKFPDAPTLKELGLDIVQNSPFGIGAPRGTPPEVVAKLHDAFKKAMEEPSYVQALARYDMVPMYMSPAGYTKFAQDTFATEKALVEKLGLVKAN from the coding sequence ATGCGCCGCCGCCACCTGATCCAGCTTGCCGCCGCTGCCGCGGCCCTGCCCGCCGTGCCCGCCTTCGCCCAGGGCGCGGGCGCCTTCCCGAACAAACCGATTCGACTGGTGATCGCCTTCCCGGCCGGCGGCCCCACCGACATCACCATGCGCCAGCTGGCCGACAACGCCGGCAAGGTGCTGGGCCAGCCGGTGGTGGTGGAGAACAAGCCGGGCGCCGGCGGCACGCTGCCGGCCCAGCAGCTGCAGACCTCGCCGGCCGACGGCTACACGCTGGCGCAGATCCCGCTGGGCGTGTTCCGGCTGCCGTACACCACCAAGATCAACTGGGACCCGGTCAAGGACATCGCCTACGTCCTCAACGTCACCGGCTATGCGTTCGGCATCGTGGTGCCGGCCGACAGCCCCATCAAGAACTGGGCCGACTTCGTGGCCTACGCCAAGGCGAACCCGGGCAAGTTGAGCTACGGATCGACCGGCACGCTGACCAGCCCGCACCTGACGACCGAGCTGATCGCGCAGAAGCTGGGCGTGCAGCTGAACCACATCCCCTACAAGGGCAGCGCCGACCTGGCCCAGGCCATCACCGGCGGCCACATCATGGCCGCCGCCGATTCCACCGGCTTCGCGCCGCTGGTGCAGGCCGGCAAGCTGCGCGTGCTCAACACCTGGGGCGAGAAGCGGCTGGAGAAATTCCCCGATGCGCCGACGCTCAAGGAGCTGGGCCTGGACATCGTCCAGAACTCGCCCTTCGGCATCGGCGCGCCGCGCGGCACGCCGCCGGAAGTGGTGGCCAAGTTGCACGACGCCTTCAAGAAGGCGATGGAAGAACCCAGCTACGTGCAGGCGCTGGCCCGCTACGACATGGTGCCCATGTACATGAGCCCGGCCGGCTACACCAAGTTCGCGCAGGACACCTTCGCGACGGAGAAGGCGCTGGTGGAGAAGCTGGGGCTGGTGAAGGCGAATTGA
- a CDS encoding glycoside hydrolase family 5 protein, with protein sequence MQRREFHKGAISVAVLTLLGAVGCGGGGGGSDSAAAPGPASGVGPGGDSGVQPDASAVAPVGRIGSNLSGMEWADGVRASDATAPNLDFTVPRAAEVRWLATRGFGKNRLPFMWELLQPMLVDTSANAQARALIGEPGALHAGYAGYIDTVLDAHAAAGTRCILDCHNYCRYRDFRFQPDGSVIGLTQPADPLRRAYTTDPSQVFTRIMATAPGATLSPAAFADFWRRLAQRWGSHPGFGGYGLMNEPHDMPLPGQVTDSTPVGGVGEDLLIWPVFARAAIDAIRAVDPAGTIYLSGNAWGGAMNIGPALNPAWPLAGSNLVYEVHSYVDAFNNGNGFDWELEVAKNFTAGFGVGPMTLDTGVNRMRIATDWAHAHGTVVALTETGMPVDDERWHEAFRRMIDHTWANGWEIQTWIGGSHWAARNHGINHVPGWHQHRTLEPMVAGPIKAAAGIDQADLFDAGPGAAAGGAAVTITVFARGNLAAPAALTVSSDAGGSFSKTALLIPAGPNGQDSFAFTPAPDSVATLSYQAASGRQVPPPRQVYSIADPVAQAATSLENAARAILARHSAALWDFADGFTDYLLGRPAQDGEPVRAVADSGFASGVGNPMEMLNWMNQDSANSGPRQPPVLRRTGHPHADLTGAGATGLWCRKAIPGPTYPNPSNQAPWNLQDDHFVLAAIGLPLAGAGGVVFRAGVVGLPGGSVELALANGQPQASWSGGGGGTLTLSAPAPAVGATHVLALVGGPGGQQLRVDGAVAATGNAAPGAGPVGDLLIGWGDPLQPQTRTFGGHVHAVVTGRGRPSDAELGVLERWLAGRAAG encoded by the coding sequence ATGCAGCGACGGGAATTCCACAAGGGCGCGATCAGCGTCGCGGTGCTGACCCTGCTGGGCGCCGTCGGTTGCGGGGGCGGCGGCGGTGGGAGCGACAGTGCGGCTGCCCCCGGTCCCGCCAGCGGCGTCGGCCCGGGCGGTGATTCCGGCGTGCAGCCGGATGCATCGGCCGTCGCACCGGTGGGTCGGATCGGCTCCAACCTGTCGGGCATGGAATGGGCCGACGGCGTGCGCGCCAGCGACGCCACCGCGCCCAACCTGGACTTCACCGTGCCGCGCGCGGCCGAGGTGCGCTGGCTGGCCACCCGCGGCTTCGGCAAGAACCGCCTGCCGTTCATGTGGGAGCTGCTGCAGCCGATGCTGGTGGACACGTCGGCCAACGCGCAGGCGCGCGCCCTGATCGGCGAGCCCGGTGCGCTGCACGCCGGCTACGCCGGCTACATCGACACGGTGCTCGATGCCCATGCCGCCGCCGGCACGCGCTGCATCCTCGACTGCCACAACTACTGCCGCTACCGCGACTTCCGCTTCCAGCCGGACGGCTCGGTGATCGGGCTGACGCAGCCGGCCGATCCGCTGCGCCGCGCCTACACCACCGACCCGTCGCAGGTGTTCACCCGCATCATGGCGACCGCGCCCGGCGCCACGCTCAGCCCGGCCGCGTTCGCCGACTTCTGGCGCCGGCTGGCGCAGCGCTGGGGCAGCCATCCGGGCTTCGGCGGCTACGGCCTGATGAACGAGCCGCACGATATGCCGCTGCCCGGCCAGGTCACGGACTCCACGCCAGTCGGCGGCGTCGGCGAGGACCTGCTGATCTGGCCGGTGTTCGCCCGCGCCGCGATCGACGCGATCCGCGCGGTGGACCCGGCCGGCACCATCTACCTCTCCGGCAACGCCTGGGGCGGGGCGATGAACATCGGACCCGCGTTGAACCCCGCCTGGCCGCTGGCGGGCAGCAACCTCGTGTACGAGGTGCACAGCTACGTGGACGCCTTCAACAACGGCAACGGCTTCGACTGGGAGCTGGAGGTCGCCAAGAACTTCACGGCCGGCTTCGGCGTCGGACCGATGACGCTGGACACCGGCGTCAACCGCATGCGCATCGCCACCGACTGGGCCCATGCCCACGGCACCGTCGTGGCGCTGACCGAAACCGGCATGCCGGTCGACGATGAGCGCTGGCACGAGGCCTTCCGCCGGATGATCGACCACACCTGGGCCAACGGCTGGGAGATCCAGACCTGGATCGGCGGCAGCCACTGGGCCGCGCGCAACCACGGGATCAACCACGTGCCCGGCTGGCACCAGCACCGCACGCTGGAACCGATGGTGGCCGGGCCGATCAAGGCGGCCGCCGGCATCGACCAGGCCGACCTGTTCGACGCCGGGCCCGGCGCGGCGGCCGGCGGCGCGGCTGTGACGATCACCGTGTTCGCCCGCGGCAACCTGGCGGCGCCGGCGGCGCTGACGGTCAGCTCCGATGCCGGCGGCAGCTTCAGCAAGACGGCGCTGCTGATCCCGGCAGGGCCGAACGGACAGGACTCGTTCGCCTTCACGCCGGCCCCGGACAGTGTCGCCACGCTGAGCTACCAGGCCGCAAGCGGACGGCAGGTGCCGCCGCCGCGGCAGGTCTATTCGATCGCCGATCCGGTCGCGCAGGCCGCGACGTCGCTGGAGAACGCCGCGCGGGCGATCCTGGCGCGCCACTCGGCGGCGCTGTGGGACTTCGCCGATGGCTTCACCGACTACCTGCTGGGCCGTCCCGCGCAGGACGGCGAGCCGGTGCGGGCGGTGGCCGACAGCGGCTTCGCCTCGGGCGTCGGCAACCCGATGGAAATGCTCAACTGGATGAACCAGGACAGCGCCAACTCGGGGCCGCGGCAGCCGCCGGTGCTGCGCCGCACCGGCCACCCGCACGCCGACCTGACCGGCGCCGGCGCCACCGGCCTGTGGTGCCGCAAGGCGATCCCCGGGCCGACCTATCCCAACCCGAGCAACCAGGCGCCCTGGAACCTGCAGGACGACCACTTCGTGCTGGCCGCGATCGGCCTGCCGCTGGCCGGCGCCGGCGGCGTGGTGTTCCGGGCCGGCGTGGTGGGGCTGCCCGGGGGCAGCGTGGAGCTGGCGCTGGCCAACGGCCAGCCACAGGCGAGCTGGAGCGGCGGCGGGGGCGGCACGCTGACGCTGTCGGCACCGGCGCCCGCGGTGGGCGCGACCCACGTGCTGGCGCTGGTCGGAGGGCCCGGTGGGCAGCAGTTGCGGGTGGATGGCGCGGTCGCGGCTACCGGGAATGCCGCGCCGGGCGCCGGGCCGGTCGGCGACCTGCTGATCGGCTGGGGCGATCCGCTGCAGCCGCAGACGCGTACCTTCGGCGGCCATGTCCATGCGGTGGTCACCGGGCGGGGGCGGCCCAGCGACGCCGAGCTCGGGGTGCTGGAGCGCTGGCTGGCGGGCCGGGCGGCCGGTTGA
- a CDS encoding histone deacetylase family protein: protein MHTFFNDRHALHHGRHEMFRGELVPCFEVPARADYVLEALRSRQLGPIESALPEVGLDVLARVHAPRYLDFLAGAWDEWVALDPKNAERDALPSYWPIRTFRSDVLPASFPARMGLFSFDAGSPLTAGTWQAARQGAACAVAGARHLLQGHRSAFALTRPPGHHAGADFFGGYCFLNNAAIAAQALRDGGMDKVAILDVDYHHGNGTQAIFYERADVFFASVHGDPHTEYPYFLGYADERGAAAGEGCNLNLPLPRGTGFDRWREALATALQAIAAHGAQALVVSLGLDTFEGDPIAGFRLRSADYLRVGEALAAAGLPTLFVFEGGYAVAEVGVNAANVLEGFRQHAG from the coding sequence ATGCACACCTTCTTCAACGACCGCCACGCCCTGCACCACGGCCGCCACGAGATGTTCCGCGGCGAGCTGGTGCCCTGCTTCGAGGTGCCGGCGCGGGCCGACTACGTGCTGGAGGCCCTGCGCTCGCGCCAGCTCGGGCCGATCGAGTCGGCGCTGCCGGAGGTGGGCCTCGACGTGCTGGCCCGCGTGCACGCGCCGCGCTACCTCGACTTCCTCGCCGGCGCCTGGGACGAATGGGTGGCGCTCGACCCGAAGAACGCCGAACGCGATGCGCTGCCCTCGTACTGGCCGATCCGCACCTTCCGCAGCGACGTGCTGCCGGCCAGCTTTCCGGCGCGCATGGGGCTGTTTTCCTTCGATGCCGGCTCGCCGCTCACCGCCGGCACCTGGCAAGCCGCGCGTCAGGGCGCGGCGTGTGCCGTGGCCGGTGCCCGCCACCTGCTGCAGGGGCACCGCAGCGCCTTCGCGCTGACGCGTCCGCCCGGCCACCACGCCGGCGCCGACTTCTTCGGCGGCTACTGCTTCCTCAACAACGCCGCCATCGCCGCCCAGGCGCTGCGCGATGGCGGCATGGACAAGGTGGCGATCCTCGACGTCGACTACCACCACGGCAACGGCACCCAGGCCATCTTCTACGAGCGGGCCGACGTGTTCTTCGCCAGCGTGCATGGCGATCCGCACACCGAGTACCCCTACTTCCTGGGCTACGCCGACGAGCGCGGAGCCGCCGCCGGCGAGGGCTGCAACCTCAACCTGCCGCTGCCGCGCGGCACCGGCTTCGATCGCTGGCGCGAAGCATTGGCCACGGCGCTGCAGGCGATCGCCGCGCACGGGGCGCAGGCGCTGGTCGTCTCGCTCGGCCTGGACACCTTCGAGGGCGACCCGATCGCCGGCTTCCGTTTGCGCAGCGCCGACTACCTGCGGGTGGGCGAGGCGCTGGCGGCGGCCGGGCTGCCGACGCTGTTCGTGTTCGAAGGCGGCTATGCGGTGGCCGAGGTCGGCGTGAACGCCGCCAACGTGCTCGAGGGATTTCGCCAGCACGCCGGCTGA
- the uvrA gene encoding excinuclease ABC subunit UvrA codes for MTQGLIRIRGARQHNLKNLDLDLRTGELTVVTGPSGSGKSSLVFDTLYAEGQRRYVETFSAYARQFLDRMDKPAVDRVEGVPPAIAIDQTNPVRSSRSTVGTMTELNDHLKLLFARAAELFDRKSGRRVRHDTPETIYAELMARTKDGDPRLVVTFPVELPASTTPEEVEQWLAASGFTRVQAQREVATVTGPRKVLDVVADRFRIQGVEKVRAIEAIEVALKRGAGRMAVYATVAEDEAQVWKFSTGLHCPDSDIRYADPIPSMFSFNSPVGACETCRGFGRVIGVDYGLVIPNDKLTLRAGAIKPMQTPAWQECQDDLMRHAETAGIPRDTPWYKLTPEQKQWVIDGTPNYKEGNWSKQWYGVRRFFQYLESKAYKMHIRVLLSKYRSYTPCEACGGARLKLESLLWRLGSREAADAVLPPARRFLPVGVDWPREQLEALPGLSLHDLMLLPIDKLRQFFAQLEPQAGADAPAGEHQALKLLFEEITTRLKYLVDVGIGYLTLDRQSRTLSGGEVQRINLTTALGTSLVNTLFVLDEPSIGLHPRDMNRITEAMKRLRDAGNTLVVVEHDPAVMLAADRMIDMGPGPGERGGQIVFDGATDDLRHADTLTGAYLGGRKQVGMGFKRAVTAATPRLVLEGACEHNLKNLSVEFPLQRLVVVTGVSGSGKSTLVQDILAPALLRHFGRATETPGHHERLLGADHLGDVVFVDQSPIGKTARSNPVSYVGAWDSLREIFANSALARQRGYTAAKFSFNSGDGRCPTCGGSGFEHVEMQFLSDVYLRCPDCDGKRYRPEILEVTIERKSGSDSNFRRLNVADVLDLTVSEAAALFADDRDVIRALQPIVDVGLEYVKLGQPVPTLSGGESQRLKLAGFLAEAAKSASNSRQGLARKGTLFLFDEPTTGLHFDDIAKLMRALRKLLEAGHSLVVIEHNLDVIRAADWLVDLGPEGGEAGGLLVAEGPPEELKLHPASHTAKALREYDGTLGVAERRPDTALAAVKPTGPARPAAIQIVNAHEHNLRNLSVDIPHNRFSVITGVSGSGKSTLAFDILFNEGQRRYLESLNAYARSIVQPAGRPEVDAVYGIPPTVAIEQRLSRGGRKSTVGTTTEVWHFLRLLYVKLGVQHCVNEGAEVRPQTPDSIAAQIMRRYRGQHVGLLAPLVVNRKGVYTELAEWARARKYTHLRVDGNFLPTVGFPRIDRFKEHTIELPVCDLDVSPAHEALLRDKLAEALEHGKGVLHLLAPLDGLRAAFANGEAQHGHIGQVEVFSTRRACPVCSTSYAELDPRLFSYNSKHGWCPECVGTGVRLTREQRKAFDDTVLGADDNKGREQTFAEPEVEDLTDECCPSCQGTRLNAQARAVKFDGIGIAEIAALSVTDVRRWVERLQRAGGLTDREQGIARDLIPEIRSRLEFLEEVGLGYLTLDRGAPTLSGGEAQRIRLAAQLGSNLQGVCYVLDEPTIGLHARDNQILLDALHKLGDKGNTLVVVEHDEDTIRRADHIIDIGPSAGKRGGRVIAQGTAQDVVASEESLTGRYLLHAMRHPLKPRRAIPSTDDPVLPPPRNDDPGDVSFLQLRGADLHNLRQVDVDIPLRRLVAVSGVSGSGKSTLARDVLLHNVQAAVQQRSTKAGREADDRGKHPAWSGCAALDGYQAIDRVLEVDQTPIGKTPRSCPATYIGFWDTIRRLFADTLEAKARGYGPGRFSFNTGEGRCPTCEGQGVRTIAMSFLPDVKVPCESCHGARFNPETLAVTWRGKSIGDVLQMEVDEAVEFFASMPNVSHPLQLLKDVGLGYLTLGQPSPTLSGGEAQRIKLVTELSKVRDDITRRGQKAPHTLYVLDEPTVGLHMADVEKLIRVLHRLVDGGHSVLVIEHDLDVIAEADWIVDLGPEGGSAGGQVVAAAPPEEVVRLGTHTGKALAPVLARA; via the coding sequence ATGACCCAGGGATTGATCCGCATCCGCGGTGCCAGGCAGCACAACCTCAAGAACCTCGACCTCGACCTGCGCACCGGCGAGCTGACCGTGGTCACCGGCCCCAGCGGCTCGGGCAAGTCCAGCCTGGTGTTCGACACGCTCTACGCGGAAGGGCAGCGCCGCTACGTCGAGACCTTCTCGGCCTACGCGCGCCAGTTCCTGGACCGCATGGACAAGCCGGCGGTCGACCGGGTCGAGGGCGTGCCGCCGGCGATCGCGATCGACCAGACCAACCCGGTGCGGTCCTCGCGTTCCACCGTCGGCACCATGACGGAGCTGAACGACCACCTCAAGCTGCTGTTCGCCCGGGCCGCCGAGCTGTTCGACCGCAAGAGCGGCCGCCGGGTGCGGCACGACACGCCCGAGACCATCTACGCCGAGCTGATGGCGCGCACGAAGGACGGCGATCCGCGCCTGGTGGTGACCTTCCCGGTCGAACTGCCGGCCAGCACCACGCCGGAGGAAGTCGAGCAATGGCTGGCCGCCAGCGGCTTCACCCGGGTGCAGGCGCAGCGCGAGGTGGCGACCGTCACCGGCCCACGCAAGGTGCTGGACGTGGTGGCCGACCGCTTCCGCATCCAGGGCGTGGAGAAGGTGCGCGCGATCGAGGCGATCGAAGTCGCGCTCAAGCGCGGGGCCGGGCGGATGGCGGTGTACGCCACCGTCGCGGAAGACGAGGCGCAAGTCTGGAAGTTCTCCACCGGCCTGCACTGCCCCGACAGCGACATCCGCTACGCCGACCCGATCCCCTCGATGTTCTCGTTCAACTCGCCGGTGGGCGCCTGCGAGACCTGCCGCGGCTTCGGCCGGGTGATCGGCGTCGACTACGGGCTGGTGATCCCGAACGACAAGCTGACGCTGCGCGCCGGCGCCATCAAGCCGATGCAGACGCCGGCCTGGCAGGAGTGCCAGGACGACCTGATGCGGCACGCCGAGACCGCCGGCATTCCGCGCGACACGCCCTGGTACAAGCTCACGCCCGAGCAGAAGCAGTGGGTGATCGACGGCACGCCCAATTACAAGGAGGGCAACTGGAGCAAGCAGTGGTACGGCGTGCGGCGCTTCTTCCAGTACCTGGAGAGCAAGGCCTACAAGATGCACATCCGCGTGCTCTTGTCCAAGTACCGCAGCTACACCCCGTGCGAGGCCTGCGGCGGCGCGCGCCTGAAGCTGGAAAGCCTGCTCTGGCGACTGGGCAGCCGCGAAGCCGCCGATGCCGTGCTGCCGCCGGCCCGGCGCTTCCTGCCGGTGGGCGTGGACTGGCCGCGCGAGCAGCTGGAAGCGCTGCCGGGGCTGTCGCTGCACGACCTGATGCTGCTGCCGATCGACAAGCTGCGGCAGTTCTTTGCCCAATTGGAGCCGCAGGCGGGCGCCGATGCGCCGGCCGGCGAGCACCAGGCGCTGAAGCTGCTGTTCGAGGAGATCACCACCCGCCTCAAGTACCTGGTCGACGTCGGCATCGGCTACCTGACGCTGGACCGCCAGAGCCGCACGCTATCCGGCGGCGAGGTGCAGCGCATCAACCTGACCACGGCCCTCGGCACCTCGCTGGTGAACACGCTGTTCGTGCTGGACGAGCCCAGCATCGGCCTGCACCCGCGCGACATGAACCGCATCACCGAGGCGATGAAGCGGCTGCGCGACGCCGGCAACACGCTGGTGGTGGTGGAGCACGACCCGGCCGTGATGCTGGCGGCCGACCGCATGATCGACATGGGCCCCGGCCCCGGCGAGCGCGGCGGCCAGATCGTGTTCGACGGCGCCACCGACGACCTGCGCCATGCCGACACCCTGACCGGCGCCTACCTGGGCGGACGCAAGCAGGTCGGCATGGGCTTCAAGCGCGCCGTCACCGCCGCCACGCCGCGGCTGGTGCTGGAAGGCGCCTGCGAGCACAACCTGAAGAACCTGTCGGTGGAGTTTCCGCTGCAGCGGCTGGTGGTGGTGACCGGCGTGTCGGGCTCGGGCAAGTCGACGCTGGTGCAGGACATCCTGGCGCCGGCGTTGCTGCGCCATTTCGGCCGCGCCACCGAGACGCCCGGCCACCACGAGCGCCTGCTCGGCGCCGACCACCTGGGCGACGTGGTGTTCGTCGACCAGTCGCCGATCGGCAAGACCGCGCGCTCCAACCCGGTCAGCTATGTCGGCGCCTGGGACAGCCTCCGCGAGATCTTCGCCAACTCGGCGCTGGCGCGCCAGCGCGGCTACACCGCCGCCAAGTTCAGCTTCAACAGCGGCGACGGCCGCTGCCCGACCTGCGGCGGCTCCGGCTTCGAGCACGTCGAGATGCAGTTCCTCTCCGACGTCTACCTGCGCTGCCCCGACTGCGACGGCAAGCGCTACCGCCCCGAGATCCTCGAAGTCACGATCGAGCGGAAATCGGGGTCAGATTCCAATTTCCGCCGGCTGAACGTGGCCGACGTGCTGGATCTGACCGTCAGCGAGGCCGCCGCGCTGTTCGCCGACGACCGCGACGTGATCCGCGCGCTGCAGCCGATCGTCGACGTCGGGCTGGAGTACGTGAAGCTGGGGCAGCCGGTGCCCACGCTCTCGGGCGGCGAGTCGCAGCGGCTGAAGCTGGCCGGCTTCCTGGCCGAGGCGGCGAAGTCGGCCAGCAACAGCCGGCAGGGCCTGGCGCGCAAGGGCACGCTGTTCCTGTTCGACGAGCCCACCACCGGCCTGCACTTCGACGACATTGCCAAGCTGATGCGCGCCCTGCGCAAGCTGCTGGAGGCCGGCCATTCGCTGGTCGTGATCGAGCACAACCTGGACGTGATCCGCGCCGCCGACTGGCTGGTCGACCTGGGCCCGGAAGGCGGCGAGGCCGGCGGCCTGCTGGTGGCCGAAGGGCCGCCGGAGGAGCTGAAGCTGCATCCGGCGTCGCACACCGCGAAGGCGCTGCGCGAGTACGACGGCACGCTGGGGGTTGCCGAGCGGCGGCCCGACACCGCGCTCGCTGCGGTGAAGCCGACCGGGCCGGCGAGGCCGGCGGCCATCCAGATCGTCAACGCCCACGAGCACAACCTGAGGAACCTGTCGGTCGACATCCCGCACAACCGCTTCAGCGTGATCACCGGCGTGTCGGGCTCGGGCAAGTCGACGCTGGCCTTCGACATCCTGTTCAACGAAGGGCAGCGGCGCTACCTGGAGTCGCTCAACGCCTACGCGCGCAGCATCGTGCAGCCGGCCGGCCGGCCCGAGGTGGACGCGGTGTACGGCATCCCGCCCACCGTGGCGATCGAGCAGCGCCTGTCGCGCGGCGGCCGCAAGTCCACCGTCGGCACCACCACCGAGGTCTGGCACTTCCTGCGCCTGCTGTACGTCAAGCTGGGCGTGCAGCACTGCGTCAACGAGGGCGCCGAGGTGCGGCCGCAGACGCCGGACAGCATCGCCGCCCAGATCATGCGGCGCTACCGGGGCCAGCACGTCGGCCTGCTGGCGCCGCTGGTGGTCAACCGCAAGGGCGTGTACACCGAGCTGGCCGAGTGGGCGCGGGCGCGCAAGTACACCCACCTGCGGGTGGACGGCAACTTCCTGCCCACCGTCGGCTTCCCGCGCATCGACCGCTTCAAGGAACACACCATCGAGCTGCCGGTGTGCGACCTCGACGTGTCCCCGGCCCACGAGGCGCTGCTGCGCGACAAGCTCGCCGAGGCGCTGGAGCATGGCAAGGGCGTGCTGCACCTGCTGGCGCCGCTGGACGGGCTGCGCGCCGCCTTCGCCAACGGCGAGGCGCAGCATGGCCACATCGGCCAGGTCGAGGTGTTCTCCACCCGGCGCGCCTGCCCGGTGTGCAGCACCAGCTACGCCGAGCTGGACCCGCGCTTGTTCTCCTACAACAGCAAGCACGGCTGGTGCCCGGAGTGCGTCGGCACCGGCGTGCGGCTCACGCGCGAGCAGCGCAAGGCCTTCGACGACACCGTGCTCGGCGCCGACGACAACAAGGGCCGCGAGCAGACCTTCGCCGAGCCGGAGGTGGAGGACCTCACCGACGAATGCTGCCCGTCCTGCCAGGGCACGCGCCTGAACGCGCAGGCGCGTGCGGTGAAGTTCGACGGCATCGGCATCGCCGAGATCGCCGCGCTGTCGGTCACCGACGTGCGGCGCTGGGTCGAGCGCCTGCAGCGCGCCGGCGGCCTGACCGACCGCGAGCAGGGCATCGCGCGCGACCTGATCCCGGAGATCCGCAGCCGGCTGGAGTTCCTGGAGGAAGTGGGCCTGGGCTACCTGACGCTGGACCGCGGCGCGCCCACGCTGTCGGGCGGCGAGGCCCAGCGCATCCGGCTGGCGGCGCAGCTCGGCTCCAACCTGCAGGGCGTGTGCTACGTGCTGGACGAGCCGACCATCGGGCTGCACGCGCGCGACAACCAGATCCTGCTGGATGCGCTGCACAAGCTGGGCGACAAGGGCAACACGCTGGTGGTGGTGGAGCACGACGAGGACACCATCCGCCGCGCCGACCACATCATCGACATCGGCCCGAGCGCGGGCAAACGCGGCGGCCGCGTGATCGCGCAGGGCACGGCGCAGGACGTGGTCGCGAGCGAGGAATCGCTGACCGGGCGCTACCTGCTGCACGCCATGCGGCATCCGCTCAAGCCGCGGCGGGCGATCCCATCCACGGACGATCCTGTCTTGCCACCCCCGCGCAACGATGACCCGGGCGACGTGAGCTTCCTCCAGCTGCGCGGCGCGGATCTGCACAACCTGCGCCAGGTGGACGTCGACATCCCGCTGCGCCGGCTGGTCGCCGTCAGCGGCGTGTCCGGCTCCGGCAAGTCGACGCTGGCGCGCGACGTGCTGCTGCACAACGTGCAGGCGGCCGTGCAGCAGCGCAGCACCAAGGCCGGCCGCGAGGCCGACGATCGTGGCAAGCACCCGGCGTGGAGCGGCTGCGCGGCGCTCGACGGCTACCAGGCGATCGATCGCGTGCTGGAGGTGGACCAGACCCCGATCGGCAAGACGCCGCGCTCCTGCCCGGCCACCTACATCGGTTTCTGGGACACCATCCGCCGGCTGTTCGCCGACACGCTGGAAGCCAAGGCGCGCGGCTACGGCCCGGGACGCTTCTCCTTCAACACCGGCGAGGGCCGCTGCCCGACCTGCGAAGGCCAGGGCGTGCGCACCATCGCCATGAGCTTCCTGCCGGACGTGAAGGTGCCCTGCGAGTCCTGCCACGGCGCCCGCTTCAACCCGGAGACGCTGGCCGTCACCTGGCGCGGCAAGAGCATCGGCGACGTGCTGCAGATGGAGGTGGACGAGGCGGTCGAGTTCTTCGCCTCCATGCCCAACGTCAGCCACCCGCTGCAGCTGCTCAAGGACGTGGGCCTGGGCTACCTCACGCTGGGCCAGCCCTCGCCCACGCTGTCGGGCGGCGAGGCGCAGCGCATCAAGCTGGTGACCGAGCTGTCCAAGGTGCGCGACGACATCACCCGGCGCGGCCAGAAGGCGCCGCACACCCTGTACGTGCTGGACGAACCGACGGTGGGCCTGCACATGGCCGACGTGGAAAAGCTGATCCGCGTGCTGCACCGGCTGGTGGACGGCGGCCACAGCGTGCTGGTGATCGAGCACGACCTGGACGTGATCGCCGAAGCCGACTGGATCGTCGACCTCGGCCCCGAGGGCGGCAGCGCCGGCGGCCAGGTGGTCGCCGCCGCGCCGCCCGAGGAAGTGGTGCGGCTGGGCACGCACACCGGCAAGGCGCTGGCTCCGGTGCTGGCAAGGGCCTGA